A DNA window from Parabacteroides johnsonii DSM 18315 contains the following coding sequences:
- a CDS encoding dipeptidyl-peptidase 3 family protein, which yields MRNIMLSLMTAMAMTACTGQKAEKAEATQDNFNYVVDQFADLQILRYQVPGFESLSLKQKQLLYHLSEAAQMGRDILFDQNCRYNLPVRRALEAVYTGYKGDRTDPQFVALETYLKRVWFANGIHHHYAEDKFVPGFTPEFFRTCVSQVESSALPLREGQTVEQFVAEINPVIFDPAVMAKRTVQSGDVDLIRASANNYYGEGVTQKEVEDFYARMKAGKDTISPISYGLNSRLVKENGKLVEKVWKVGGLYSPAIEKIVSELQKAVAFAENDAQKAIIGKLIEYYQTGDLKTFDVYSILWVEDTASDVDFVNGFIETYGDPLGMKASWESTVNFINKEATKRTKVISDNAQWFEDHSPVDKRFKKEKVKGVSAKVITVSMLGGDCYPATPIGINLPNADWIRRDHGSKSVTIENITEAYDKASQGNGFNEEFVWSDKEREGLKKYGFITDNLHTDLHECLGHGSGKLLPDTDPDALKAYSSTLEEARADLFGLYYLGDTKLVELGLVPDAEAYKAEYYKYIMNGLMTQLVRIEQGKNVEEAHMRNRQLIAKWVYEKGKADNVIELKRRDGKTYVVVGDYAKLRELFGTLLAEVQRIKSEGDFAAGKKLVEEYAVKVDPALHAEVLERYAKLNLAPYKGFVNPVMKEVKNDKGAVTDIVLDYTEGYADQMLRYSKEYSFLPSYNE from the coding sequence ATGAGAAATATAATGTTATCGCTTATGACTGCAATGGCTATGACTGCCTGTACGGGGCAGAAGGCTGAGAAAGCGGAAGCTACTCAGGATAATTTCAATTATGTCGTGGATCAGTTTGCTGATCTTCAGATACTGCGTTATCAGGTTCCGGGATTCGAATCCCTTTCTTTGAAGCAGAAACAACTATTATATCATTTGTCGGAAGCCGCCCAGATGGGCCGGGATATTTTGTTCGACCAGAACTGCCGTTATAACCTGCCGGTCCGTCGTGCGCTGGAAGCTGTTTATACTGGCTATAAGGGAGATCGTACAGATCCGCAGTTTGTTGCTTTGGAGACGTATCTGAAACGGGTTTGGTTTGCCAACGGCATCCATCACCATTATGCAGAAGATAAGTTCGTTCCCGGCTTTACTCCCGAATTTTTCCGGACTTGTGTCTCGCAAGTCGAGTCTTCTGCACTTCCGCTACGTGAAGGGCAGACGGTGGAACAGTTTGTCGCCGAGATCAATCCCGTGATCTTTGATCCGGCCGTGATGGCGAAGCGTACGGTGCAGAGTGGCGATGTCGACCTGATCCGGGCTTCAGCCAACAATTATTATGGCGAAGGGGTTACCCAGAAAGAGGTAGAGGATTTCTATGCCCGGATGAAAGCCGGGAAAGATACGATTTCTCCGATCTCGTACGGCTTGAACAGTCGTCTGGTGAAAGAAAACGGCAAGCTGGTCGAAAAAGTGTGGAAAGTCGGTGGCCTCTATTCGCCGGCAATCGAAAAGATCGTGTCGGAATTGCAGAAAGCTGTGGCTTTTGCCGAGAACGATGCGCAAAAAGCAATTATCGGGAAACTGATCGAATATTATCAGACCGGCGACCTGAAAACTTTTGATGTCTATTCGATTTTGTGGGTGGAAGATACTGCATCGGATGTCGACTTTGTGAATGGCTTTATCGAGACATATGGAGATCCGTTGGGAATGAAAGCCAGCTGGGAATCAACCGTGAACTTTATAAACAAGGAGGCGACGAAGCGGACAAAAGTGATCAGTGACAATGCGCAGTGGTTCGAAGACCATTCTCCGGTAGATAAACGGTTTAAGAAAGAAAAGGTAAAAGGAGTCAGTGCCAAAGTGATTACAGTTTCCATGTTGGGAGGCGATTGCTATCCGGCAACTCCGATCGGTATCAACCTGCCAAATGCTGACTGGATTCGCCGCGATCATGGTTCGAAGTCCGTTACGATCGAGAATATCACCGAGGCATACGACAAAGCCTCTCAGGGAAATGGTTTTAATGAAGAATTTGTCTGGAGCGACAAGGAGCGCGAAGGATTGAAGAAATACGGATTTATCACCGACAACTTGCATACCGATTTGCATGAATGTCTGGGGCATGGCTCCGGCAAATTGCTTCCCGATACCGATCCGGATGCTTTGAAGGCATACAGTTCGACTTTGGAAGAGGCGCGTGCCGATCTTTTCGGTTTGTATTATCTTGGAGATACTAAGCTGGTGGAGCTCGGCTTGGTGCCGGATGCGGAGGCTTATAAGGCCGAATACTATAAATATATAATGAATGGCCTGATGACACAGCTGGTCCGGATCGAGCAGGGCAAGAATGTCGAAGAAGCCCATATGCGTAATCGCCAGCTGATCGCCAAATGGGTCTATGAAAAAGGAAAGGCCGATAATGTGATCGAACTGAAACGGCGGGATGGCAAGACCTACGTGGTTGTGGGCGACTATGCCAAGCTGCGTGAACTGTTCGGAACTTTGCTGGCGGAGGTACAACGCATCAAGAGCGAAGGCGATTTTGCCGCCGGAAAGAAACTGGTGGAAGAATATGCCGTAAAGGTCGATCCGGCTCTTCATGCCGAAGTGCTCGAACGTTATGCTAAGCTGAATCTGGCTCCATATAAGGGATTTGTGAACCCGGTGATGAAGGAAGTCAAGAATGATAAAGGAGCAGTAACGGATATTGTACTGGATTATACCGAAGGGTATGCCGATCAGATGCTTCGTTATAGTAAGGAATATTCGTTTTTACCCTCTTATAATGAATAA
- a CDS encoding aminopeptidase P family protein, with protein sequence MKTNIPERIAALREAMKQHKIDAYIIPTSDPHMSEYPADCWKYREWISGFTGSAGTVIITADKAGLWTDSRYFLQASTQLEGTGIELFKMMLPETPTIPEFLAHELEKGQTVGLNGETYSLAEARTLEKALAEKEIKLNTNASLIDPIWKERPAIPEAPMFEMPVELSGKSVEDKLLDINKMLHKAGADCTILSALDEVAWTFNIRGTDVAYNPVVISYAFVSEKESVLFVNPKKIPAEIAEHLKKEGVTLADYGMLATFLSRLPERTRVFIDSKRTNVAIYNALPESSILIEGISPANHLKSIKNETEIKGFRNAVLKDGIAMTKFYFWLEKRLKAGEKVTELSAAAKLTALRAEQPQYVMDSFASISSYGPHGAVVHYSPTPETDTELKMDSLYLLDSGAQYLDGTTDITRTIALCDEPSEQMKKDFTRALKGTIGIAKCKFPAGIRGCLIDAFARKALWDAGINYLHGTCHGIGHCLNVHEGPQSIRMEENPVILEPGMVMSDEPAMYRPGEYGIRTENMILIREDSETEFGKFLGFETLTLCYIDTKLVIPSMLSVREHAWLNKYHQMVYDLVSPHLNEEEKAWLKEKTAEI encoded by the coding sequence ATGAAAACAAACATTCCTGAACGCATTGCCGCCCTGAGGGAAGCAATGAAGCAGCATAAAATCGATGCTTATATCATTCCGACTTCCGATCCTCACATGAGTGAATATCCTGCTGACTGCTGGAAATACCGCGAATGGATTTCCGGATTCACAGGTTCAGCCGGAACAGTTATAATCACAGCCGACAAAGCCGGGCTTTGGACCGACTCCCGCTATTTCCTGCAAGCCTCTACCCAATTGGAAGGGACAGGTATCGAGCTTTTCAAAATGATGTTGCCCGAAACCCCGACCATCCCGGAGTTCTTAGCACACGAATTAGAAAAGGGACAGACAGTCGGACTGAACGGCGAGACATACAGCCTGGCGGAGGCCCGCACACTGGAAAAAGCGCTGGCGGAAAAAGAGATCAAACTGAATACAAACGCTTCGCTGATCGATCCGATCTGGAAAGAACGCCCTGCCATCCCGGAAGCTCCGATGTTTGAAATGCCGGTCGAACTAAGCGGAAAATCAGTCGAGGACAAACTACTTGATATCAACAAGATGTTGCATAAGGCAGGAGCCGACTGCACCATCCTCTCCGCATTGGACGAAGTGGCCTGGACCTTCAATATCAGGGGAACGGACGTTGCCTATAATCCGGTTGTCATCAGCTACGCATTCGTTTCCGAGAAGGAGAGTGTACTGTTCGTGAACCCCAAAAAGATCCCTGCCGAAATAGCAGAACATCTAAAGAAAGAAGGAGTGACCCTGGCCGATTACGGCATGTTGGCGACCTTCCTGTCACGGCTGCCGGAACGGACACGGGTGTTTATCGACAGCAAACGGACCAACGTGGCTATCTACAATGCACTGCCTGAAAGCAGCATCCTGATAGAAGGGATCTCGCCCGCCAACCACCTGAAAAGCATCAAAAACGAGACAGAGATAAAAGGATTCCGCAACGCTGTCCTGAAAGACGGTATCGCCATGACCAAGTTCTATTTCTGGCTGGAAAAGAGGCTTAAAGCCGGAGAAAAGGTGACGGAGCTGAGTGCCGCCGCCAAATTGACGGCCTTACGCGCCGAACAGCCTCAATATGTCATGGACAGCTTTGCCAGCATATCCAGCTATGGTCCGCACGGAGCAGTCGTACATTATTCTCCTACACCCGAAACGGATACGGAACTGAAAATGGATAGTTTATACCTGCTCGACTCCGGAGCCCAATATTTAGACGGAACGACTGATATCACCCGTACGATCGCCCTTTGCGACGAGCCGAGCGAGCAGATGAAGAAAGACTTTACCCGTGCCCTGAAAGGTACGATCGGAATTGCCAAATGCAAATTCCCCGCAGGCATACGAGGCTGCCTGATCGACGCTTTCGCCCGCAAAGCCTTGTGGGATGCCGGTATCAACTATCTGCACGGAACCTGCCACGGCATCGGCCATTGCTTGAACGTGCACGAAGGGCCGCAAAGCATCCGCATGGAAGAAAATCCGGTCATCCTGGAACCGGGCATGGTGATGAGCGACGAACCGGCCATGTACCGCCCCGGCGAATATGGCATCCGTACCGAAAATATGATCCTGATCCGTGAAGACAGTGAAACGGAATTCGGGAAGTTCCTCGGTTTCGAGACATTGACTTTATGTTACATCGATACGAAACTGGTTATCCCGTCTATGCTCTCCGTACGTGAGCATGCCTGGCTGAACAAATACCACCAGATGGTATACGACTTGGTAAGCCCGCATTTGAACGAAGAAGAGAAGGCTTGGCTAAAAGAGAAAACGGCAGAAATCTAA
- a CDS encoding gamma carbonic anhydrase family protein, whose product MALIKSVRGFTPKIGKETFLADNATIIGDVEIGEGCSIWFGTVLRGDVNSIRIGNGVNIQDGSVLHTLYEKSTIEIGDDVSVGHNVTIHGAKICNGALIGMGSVVLDHAVIGEGAIVAAGSVVLSKTIVEPGSIYAGVPAKFVKKVDPEQAKEINQKIAKNYHMYSSWYKEEE is encoded by the coding sequence ATGGCTTTAATAAAATCAGTAAGAGGCTTTACGCCTAAGATAGGGAAAGAGACATTTTTGGCAGACAACGCCACCATTATCGGTGATGTAGAGATAGGCGAAGGTTGCAGCATCTGGTTCGGAACCGTGCTGCGAGGCGATGTAAACTCCATCCGTATCGGTAACGGGGTGAATATACAGGACGGCTCCGTCCTGCACACCTTATACGAGAAATCGACAATTGAGATCGGCGACGATGTGTCGGTCGGCCACAATGTCACGATCCACGGGGCAAAGATATGCAACGGCGCCCTGATCGGGATGGGTTCAGTCGTACTGGACCATGCTGTGATAGGTGAAGGTGCAATCGTCGCTGCCGGATCGGTCGTATTGAGCAAGACCATCGTCGAGCCGGGAAGCATCTACGCCGGCGTACCGGCCAAATTCGTAAAGAAAGTGGACCCGGAACAGGCGAAGGAGATCAACCAGAAGATAGCCAAGAACTATCACATGTATTCATCCTGGTATAAAGAAGAAGAATAG
- a CDS encoding serine hydrolase domain-containing protein, translated as MKRIGWAMLLVACCIGVFLALPSNYYLRRALTHFLPKIDQYPIFENRIVKAGDPSPWQQAKAYNTCSIPDKYLPVFNNLGTVAYVVIQDSTLLFEQYWEDYSPESHSNSFSMAKSIVSLAVGCAIDDGMIQDVDQPVSDFFPEFGGYNGKPLTIRHLLTMSAGVDFQEAYSSPFSPTTQLYYGDDLRKIAFGMKEIAEPGINFIYQSGVTQLLAFLVEKATGENISSYVSRKLWTPLQAEENALWSLDKKEGMEKGYCCFNSNARDFARFGQLILNNGYWNGKQLISESYLKEATTPDTTLLFTEYNETNHCYGFQFWHLNYKGMDIPYMRGILGQYVFIIPDKNAVVVRLGHKRSKTRTSQHYPDDIDTWLAAALDIMEQSKQHN; from the coding sequence ATGAAAAGGATTGGATGGGCAATGCTATTGGTTGCCTGCTGCATAGGAGTTTTTCTGGCATTGCCCTCCAACTATTACCTGCGTAGGGCACTCACCCATTTCCTACCCAAGATCGACCAGTACCCGATCTTCGAGAACCGGATCGTCAAAGCGGGCGATCCTTCCCCGTGGCAACAGGCGAAAGCCTATAACACTTGCTCGATACCGGATAAATATCTTCCGGTATTCAACAACCTGGGGACAGTCGCCTATGTTGTCATACAAGACAGCACGCTGCTTTTCGAACAGTACTGGGAAGATTATTCGCCAGAATCGCACAGCAACTCGTTTTCGATGGCAAAAAGTATTGTTTCGCTGGCCGTCGGATGCGCCATAGACGACGGGATGATCCAGGACGTCGACCAGCCGGTCAGCGACTTTTTCCCCGAATTCGGTGGATATAACGGAAAGCCGCTCACCATCCGCCACCTGCTGACGATGAGTGCGGGAGTCGATTTCCAGGAGGCTTATTCCTCTCCCTTCTCTCCCACAACACAACTTTACTACGGAGACGACCTTCGCAAGATCGCATTTGGCATGAAAGAGATTGCCGAGCCGGGTATAAACTTCATCTATCAAAGCGGAGTGACACAACTTCTCGCATTCCTGGTTGAAAAAGCGACGGGAGAAAACATCAGTTCCTATGTCTCCCGTAAGCTCTGGACACCCTTGCAGGCCGAAGAAAACGCCTTATGGAGCCTGGACAAAAAGGAGGGCATGGAAAAAGGATATTGCTGCTTCAACAGCAACGCACGCGATTTTGCCCGTTTCGGACAACTCATCCTGAATAACGGGTACTGGAACGGCAAGCAACTGATCTCCGAAAGTTATCTGAAGGAAGCGACTACGCCTGACACGACTCTTCTTTTCACGGAATATAATGAAACGAACCACTGTTACGGATTCCAGTTCTGGCATCTGAACTACAAAGGTATGGACATCCCGTACATGCGGGGAATACTCGGACAGTACGTCTTTATCATCCCTGACAAAAATGCCGTTGTCGTCCGCCTCGGCCACAAACGAAGCAAAACAAGGACGTCACAACACTATCCGGACGATATCGATACCTGGTTGGCTGCAGCACTGGATATCATGGAACAGAGTAAACAACACAATTAA
- a CDS encoding HAD hydrolase-like protein has product MKEYKYILLDLDGTITDPMIGITRCVEYALNHFGIQVNDLRELCPFIGPPLLDSFRDFYHFTDEQAKEATEKYRERFADTGIYENKLYDGMKDFLEEAIQQGHILMLATSKPTVFAKRILDYFDIARYFTFVAGSGLDGSFYTKGDVIRHVLESNNLTDHPSVVMIGDRKHDIIGAKENRLDSIGVLYGYGDREELSQAGADYIAEDIAGLRNLLLHQ; this is encoded by the coding sequence ATGAAAGAATACAAATACATCCTACTGGACTTAGACGGTACGATTACCGATCCGATGATCGGCATTACCCGATGCGTCGAATACGCATTGAACCATTTCGGCATACAGGTAAACGACCTCCGTGAGTTATGTCCTTTTATCGGTCCTCCCCTTTTGGACTCGTTCCGGGATTTCTATCATTTCACGGACGAACAAGCCAAAGAGGCTACAGAAAAGTACCGGGAACGTTTTGCCGATACCGGTATTTATGAGAACAAGCTGTATGACGGCATGAAAGACTTTTTAGAAGAGGCAATCCAACAAGGTCACATCCTGATGCTGGCGACATCCAAACCGACAGTCTTCGCCAAACGCATCCTGGACTATTTCGATATCGCCCGTTACTTCACCTTCGTCGCCGGTAGCGGCTTAGACGGTTCCTTTTATACAAAAGGAGATGTGATCCGCCATGTATTGGAAAGCAACAACTTGACGGATCATCCCTCAGTCGTCATGATCGGCGACCGCAAACATGATATCATCGGAGCCAAAGAGAACAGACTCGATTCGATCGGTGTGCTTTACGGCTACGGTGACCGGGAAGAGTTGTCGCAAGCCGGTGCTGACTATATCGCAGAGGATATTGCCGGACTTCGCAATCTGCTGCTCCATCAATAG
- a CDS encoding YIP1 family protein, giving the protein MNKQHLYGLINPFERIAGWEALLWGLAGMVVSTTLSYYSGWHYHGLLHFGPAPNPAWWCYAVEHFAVWMIPAVMFYLGGLLLSRSRIRMVDVLGTVVFAQLPLIAMNLFNFLPPMQKLAQIDVNMSPTEIMQQPGFLVGIWLSLVSFVFLIWALVWMFQALKVSCNLKGYRLGILYCVGIFGGDVFCRYLIKWLCY; this is encoded by the coding sequence ATGAACAAACAACATCTTTATGGATTGATTAATCCTTTTGAACGGATTGCCGGTTGGGAAGCATTACTTTGGGGATTGGCCGGAATGGTGGTATCGACAACCCTTTCTTATTATTCCGGCTGGCATTATCACGGGTTGCTACATTTTGGTCCGGCTCCGAATCCGGCCTGGTGGTGCTATGCAGTGGAACACTTTGCCGTTTGGATGATTCCGGCTGTTATGTTTTATTTGGGAGGATTGCTGCTTTCCCGTTCCCGCATACGGATGGTCGACGTGTTGGGTACGGTCGTTTTCGCACAATTACCGTTGATCGCCATGAACCTCTTCAATTTCTTGCCACCTATGCAGAAGCTTGCACAGATAGATGTGAATATGTCCCCGACAGAGATCATGCAACAGCCCGGATTCCTTGTCGGGATATGGCTGTCGCTTGTCTCTTTTGTCTTTTTGATCTGGGCACTGGTCTGGATGTTCCAGGCATTGAAAGTGTCCTGTAACCTGAAAGGCTACAGGTTGGGAATCCTCTACTGCGTGGGGATCTTCGGCGGAGACGTGTTTTGCCGCTATCTGATAAAATGGCTGTGCTATTGA
- a CDS encoding DUF2089 family protein, translating to MNNEIKKRLPLQCPACDAPLKVGRMFCGQCDTEVCGTFELPVLAKLTDKEQRFVIDFIKSSGSLKDMAKSMGVSYPTVRNILDELIDKLIKIE from the coding sequence ATGAACAACGAGATCAAAAAAAGACTGCCCTTGCAATGTCCGGCTTGTGATGCGCCTCTGAAAGTAGGCCGGATGTTTTGTGGGCAATGCGATACGGAGGTGTGCGGTACGTTTGAACTGCCTGTACTGGCGAAACTGACGGATAAGGAACAGCGGTTTGTAATTGACTTCATCAAATCCAGTGGCAGCCTGAAGGATATGGCGAAGAGTATGGGAGTCAGTTATCCGACTGTCCGGAATATCTTGGACGAGCTGATTGATAAACTGATTAAAATCGAATAA
- a CDS encoding C1 family peptidase, whose protein sequence is MRRNNLWITALAFGLSLSAYGQGRQESGISSGMLQEIKQAYKGTPADKAIHNAIAGNDINKLAINNDSKNNFDTYFSNKVNSKGITNQKSSGRCWLFTGLNVIRAQVIAKYNLPEFELSQNYNFFWDQLEKANLFLQGIIDTQEKPINDKMVEWLFKNPIGDGGQFTGISDNLMKYGIVPSGVMVETYSSDNTSRMSNLIGLKLKEYGLELRDAKGSKPEALAKRKTEMLGEIYRMLVLNLGEPPTKFTWTRKDASGKPVETKEYTPQSFYQEFVGEDLKNNYVMLMNDPSRDYYKLYEIDFDRHAYDGKNWTYVNLPIEDIKEMAIASIKDSTMMYFSCDVGKFFDRNRGVLDVNYYDYGSLMGTTFGMDKKQRIQTFASGSSHAMTLMAVDLDANDQPKKWMVENSWGPGANNGHLIMTDEWFNEYMFRLVVNKKFITDKVKEVLKQTPTRLPAWDPMFAEEE, encoded by the coding sequence ATGAGAAGAAACAATCTGTGGATAACAGCCCTTGCATTCGGGCTATCGTTATCGGCCTATGGACAGGGTAGACAGGAAAGCGGTATCTCTTCCGGGATGTTGCAGGAAATCAAGCAAGCCTACAAAGGAACGCCAGCCGACAAAGCCATTCACAACGCGATCGCGGGTAACGACATCAACAAACTGGCAATCAACAACGACAGTAAAAACAATTTCGACACCTACTTTTCCAACAAAGTGAACAGCAAAGGGATCACGAACCAAAAATCATCCGGCCGTTGCTGGTTGTTTACAGGACTGAACGTAATACGTGCACAGGTCATCGCCAAGTATAACCTGCCGGAATTCGAACTCTCGCAGAACTATAACTTCTTCTGGGACCAGCTTGAGAAGGCCAACCTTTTCCTCCAAGGAATCATCGACACGCAGGAAAAGCCGATTAACGACAAGATGGTGGAATGGCTGTTCAAGAATCCGATCGGAGACGGCGGACAGTTTACCGGCATATCCGACAACCTGATGAAATACGGCATCGTTCCTTCCGGTGTCATGGTCGAGACCTATAGCAGCGACAATACCAGCCGTATGTCCAACCTGATCGGCCTGAAACTGAAAGAATACGGATTAGAACTACGCGACGCAAAAGGCTCGAAACCGGAAGCACTGGCAAAACGCAAAACCGAGATGCTGGGTGAAATCTACCGTATGCTGGTCCTCAACCTCGGAGAACCTCCTACGAAATTCACCTGGACACGCAAAGACGCAAGCGGCAAACCGGTCGAGACAAAAGAATACACCCCGCAATCGTTCTATCAGGAATTCGTGGGTGAAGATTTGAAGAACAACTATGTCATGCTGATGAACGATCCGAGCCGCGACTACTACAAATTATATGAGATCGATTTTGACCGCCATGCCTATGACGGCAAGAACTGGACATATGTCAACCTTCCGATAGAAGATATCAAAGAGATGGCAATCGCCTCCATCAAGGACAGCACCATGATGTATTTCTCCTGTGATGTAGGCAAATTCTTCGACCGCAACCGCGGAGTGCTCGATGTCAACTATTATGACTACGGTTCGCTGATGGGCACGACTTTCGGTATGGACAAGAAACAGCGCATCCAGACATTCGCCAGCGGTTCTTCCCACGCCATGACATTGATGGCAGTAGACTTGGATGCCAACGACCAACCTAAAAAATGGATGGTGGAAAACAGTTGGGGACCAGGTGCCAACAACGGCCATCTGATCATGACGGACGAATGGTTCAACGAATACATGTTCCGCCTGGTTGTCAACAAAAAATTCATTACCGACAAAGTCAAGGAAGTATTGAAACAAACACCGACAAGGTTACCAGCTTGGGACCCGATGTTTGCGGAAGAAGAGTAA
- a CDS encoding 3-deoxy-D-manno-octulosonic acid transferase, whose amino-acid sequence MYSLLIHFYAFIIALISPFHRKARLMRFGQWKTNSILREKIDRNAKYIWFHASSLGEFEQGRPMIEKIKAQYPGYKILLTFFSPSGYEVRKNYNGADVICYLPFDTPYRVKKFLNLANPAVAVFIKYEFWGNYLKELKKRGVPVYIISAIFRPDQLFFQWFGAPYRKMLYCFTHLFVQDNRSKELLEQYGIRNVTVYGDTRFDRVLDVRNQARELPEVERFVGKRSLTLIAGSSWPQDEEILIPYFNEHPEMRLIIAPHEIHREHLMYIESLLKRPAVRLSDVMQDKSLLEGKDCLIVDSFGLLSSIYRYGTIAYIGGGFGAGIHNTLEAAVYGIPVLFGPRYQKFKEARDLIKVGGGFSVASKDEFMAKMDELLTYAEVLKAAGESAGQFVKGNAGATDGILKELAL is encoded by the coding sequence ATGTACAGCTTACTCATACATTTCTATGCCTTTATTATCGCTCTGATTTCTCCTTTCCACCGGAAAGCACGCCTGATGCGTTTCGGCCAGTGGAAGACGAATAGCATTTTGCGTGAGAAGATAGACCGGAACGCGAAGTATATCTGGTTTCATGCTTCTTCGTTGGGAGAGTTTGAGCAGGGACGTCCTATGATCGAAAAAATCAAGGCGCAATATCCGGGATATAAGATCTTGCTTACTTTCTTTTCTCCCTCAGGCTATGAAGTGCGAAAAAACTATAACGGGGCGGATGTTATCTGCTATCTGCCTTTCGATACGCCTTATCGGGTAAAGAAGTTCCTGAATCTGGCGAATCCTGCTGTGGCTGTTTTCATCAAGTATGAGTTTTGGGGAAACTATTTGAAAGAGTTGAAGAAGCGGGGAGTCCCGGTCTATATCATTTCGGCGATCTTCCGTCCCGACCAGTTGTTTTTTCAATGGTTCGGAGCTCCTTACCGGAAGATGCTGTACTGCTTTACGCATTTGTTCGTGCAGGACAACCGTTCGAAAGAACTGCTTGAACAATATGGCATCCGTAACGTGACGGTCTATGGCGATACTCGTTTCGACCGGGTATTGGACGTGCGCAATCAGGCCCGTGAGTTGCCTGAAGTCGAACGGTTTGTCGGGAAAAGATCTCTGACCTTGATCGCCGGGAGTTCCTGGCCGCAAGACGAAGAGATACTGATCCCTTATTTCAATGAACATCCGGAGATGAGGCTGATCATCGCCCCGCACGAGATTCACCGGGAACACCTGATGTATATCGAGTCGTTATTGAAACGTCCGGCTGTCCGTCTGTCCGATGTGATGCAGGACAAGAGCCTGCTCGAAGGGAAAGACTGCCTGATCGTGGATAGTTTCGGGTTGCTGTCTTCTATCTATCGGTATGGGACGATCGCCTATATCGGAGGTGGTTTCGGAGCCGGCATCCATAATACGCTGGAGGCAGCGGTTTACGGTATTCCGGTGTTGTTCGGTCCCCGGTACCAGAAGTTCAAGGAGGCTCGTGACCTGATCAAGGTGGGCGGAGGATTTTCGGTCGCATCGAAAGACGAGTTCATGGCCAAGATGGATGAGTTGTTGACTTATGCAGAGGTCTTGAAGGCTGCCGGCGAGAGTGCCGGTCAGTTTGTGAAAGGCAATGCGGGTGCGACGGACGGTATATTGAAGGAATTGGCTTTGTGA